DNA sequence from the Alteribacter lacisalsi genome:
GGATTTCGTGCATGATTTTACCAGGTTCCTCGTCGCGCCAGCTGTCCTTCGATTCTCCTTGACGACTTGCCATGGTCCGTAGTGTTCCTTTGGCCACATCAGAATTAAACGGCAGCATCTGAATGGCGGCAATCAGGCTGTCACGGCCAAATGGAACACCGAACCACGGAAGACCGGCAACTGGAAAGCGTCCCTGGCCGAGATCAGTAAGAAGGACTCTCATATCACCGATTCCTCTGTCAATCAGGCGCTGGAGGGTGTGATGATCCGTTTTCACCTGGGTCGTCTCAGTTGCCCACTCTTTATATGAGGCTTCGAGGCTGCGGAGTGCTTTTTCAGGGTCGAGCCCCTCAGGACGATCACCGTCAATGATAGGGGTAAACGTAAGGACGATCGTCTTTTCCTTTTCATGCTCCAGCTCGAGGGCAAAAAAAAGGTTTCCGTTTTCATCCGCTTCTGCTTCCGGATCATTCCACGTAACTGCCGTCTCCCGTTTCACATCATCTGCTCCGTTGTAAGTAAAACGGATTTCCCCGTCATACAGCTCTGTCTTTCCTCTTGAGCCGAGCTCTCCGTTCTGGAACCCACGCACGATGAACATGTCAGCAAAATCCGCATCCATGTGAACGCTTAAGTTAAATGCCGTGCGTTTCGGGTTGAAGTTTCTGGCTGTGATCGTTTCATAGCAGACACCGTTATAAATAAAGCGCTTCCTTGTAAGTTCAACGGATTCGCGCCACAGCTCAATTTGGCCGTCTTTTTCAATGTGCGGGTTGGTCATTATCATGCTGGCCACAAAAACTTCGTCCGCCTCCGAAGAAAGCAGGATCGGTTCCTCACCATTGATTTTTAGATCCAGTCTGCTCAGAAAACGCGTGTCCTTTGTATAAAGTCCAGGGCCATATGGATGATCCGCCGGAATGTTTCCGCTTTCATCAGTAAGTAAAAAAAGATCATTTTCCTTAATTACACGATAGTTCATATCTTCGTCCTCCTCTGTGATCGGTCAATGCTGTGTTTTAAATTCTCAAAGGTAATAGCCATAAATTTCGCAGTGTTCTTAATGAAACTGGAAAACAGTTTAAGAATATCCCCCGAAACGTTTCGGGTTGAAGTGTAAAAAAACTCCGAAACGTTTCGGATATATTCTAAAAAAAGAGGTTCTCCCTCTTTTAACTATTCAACTGAGTTGTCGACTCCCTCACGACCAGCTGGTTATCAAGGATTATCCTTCTTTTTTTCGTTGACTTTTCCAGCATAGCGGTAAGCAGACGCGCTGCCTCATAGCCCATCTGGTACTTATCCTGTGCAATGGTAGTCAGCTGAGGATGTGAGTACTGTGCAAGCGTGATGTCATCAAATCCAACGATGCTGAGCTTTTCGGGCACTGAAATACCAATCCTTCTGGCTGCCCTGAGTACTCCGAGTGCCATCAGGTCACTCGCACAGAACATTGCCGTAACTTCATTGTTCCTGGTGAGAAAGTTGAAAGCAACGGTTTCTGCCTGGTCTTCGCGGAATTCCCCGTTCATGACATATTCCTCTTTAAAAGGAATACCCGCTTCTTCCAGTGCTTTACGGTAACCGCTCAGCCTTTTTCTGCTCACAGCGGCCTGATCGTGTCCGTTTAACATGGCGATCTTTTCATGTCCGAGATTGATGAGATGTTTAACTGCCATCTGGGAACCAAACACATTATCTGTTGTCACATGCCCTACGTTTTCCCCTTCAAGCTCCACATCCACCAGGACACAGGGGATATTGCTGTCGATAATTTCCTGCAAGTATGGATCGTGGGATTTGATCCCCTGCATGATAACTCCCTCGACCTGACGTTCACGGCAAAGCTGTGAATAGCTTTTAGCCTGCTGCTTTGCAGGATTGGTACTAAATAATATGAGGTCGTAATCATTATCTGAAGCCGCATCGTTTATTCCGCACATTACTTCAAACATAAACATGTCTTTCGCTCCGGACCTGTTCAGTTCGGAAACGAGTAGACCAATGGTCTTCGTTTTACTCATGACCAGGCTTCTCGCTACAGCGTTGGGGCTATAGTTAAGTTCATCTGCCACCTTCCGAATTCGGATCCTCGTTTTTTCATTTACATCACTGTAGCCGTTTAATGCACGTGAAACCGTCGTAACAGAGACACCTGCAGCTTTTGCGATATCTTTAATTGTCGCCATAGGCCCTCCAAAACGTTTCGGATTTATTTATATTTACTACTTTACACAAAGATGAATACGATTACAAGGAACATTGTTTTTTCTTACTTTCGATGTCCAACTATATCCCTGTTTTTCCGATTACAGGAATATAAAAGTTTAGTTTCTCCCCTAATGAGGGTAAAGATGATCATAGGACAGAAATCATTTTTTCTTTACTTAGGACCACTTTTTTACCCTCCATCATGAGCAGACTGTGATCCGCCAACATACACATACAGAAAGGGGTCTTGACCGGATGTTCAGACGTTTAAAAGAGAACCGTAATTTCAGAGTTCAATGGCACCGTTTCATGTACTACTGGTATTTTATAAAAGTACACTACTACGGCAAGGAAAAGCACCACGCTAAAGCTGATGCACAGAAGCAGCTGTGGCAGGCATGGGAGCAGGTGCCGGCACCTGTAAAACCCCAGACCGGCCGGCGCGCACAGGAACAGGCTGAGGAAACCCGCTATCAGCCGTTATACCTTCGAGTAAAAAACCGCCTGCTTAATGCAGGTAAAAAAGCAGATGCACAGTAAAGCTTCCCCCATACAAAATATGAAACCAGCAGCCCTGAAAGGGAACTGCTGGTTTTCTGCATTTATTATGTCCAATTTCAGACACTCTGGCCCTGGAGGCCGTATTTCCGTACTTTATAGAGGAGGCTCTGGCGTGAAATACCGAGCAGTTCGGCAGCCTGCGCCTGATTTCCCAACGACTGGCGAAGCGCTTCTTCGATCGCAGACTGCTCGTAATTCTGGAGTTCATTCGTGAGGGAATAATCGTCTCCAAGTTCCGTACCAGCCTGCTCCTCTGACGGTTCCGCTTCCCCGCGGCCATCCCCTCCTTCAGTCGCCTCACGTACTTCTTTTGGAAAATCGGTGAAGCGAAGGGTTGTCCCTTCCGAAAGTACCGCTGCACGGGCGATCGCGTTATACAGCTCACGGATGTTTCCCGGCCAGCTGTAGGCACTCAGTTTTTTCATCAGACCCGCTTCAAGTTCGTAGTTGCTGTTGTGCTCCCTGCTTACTTCCTCAGTAAGCTGATCGATCAGCAGAGGCAGATCCTCGGCCCGTTCACGCAGGGAGGGAATGTTTATACCGATAATGTTCAGACGGTAATACAGGTCTTCCCGGAATGTCCCTTCCTGCACCATTTCCCAGAGGTCGCGGTTCGTAGCGGCGATCAGCCGAACATCGACCTTCTTCTGTTCGTTACTGCCGAGGGGATAGAACGTTTTGTCCTGGGTTACCTGCAACAGCTTTGCCTGAAGCCCCGGAGAAATTTCAGCAATTTCATCAAGGAATAGCGTTCCTCCGTCCGCTGCCTCGAACTTCCCTTTCTGCGCCCGTGTGGCCCCGGTGAATGCCCCTTTGGTAAAGCCGAACAATTCACTTTCAAGGAGCTGGTCGGGGATCGCAGCGCAGTTTACTTCCACATAGGGTCTGTTTTTCCGGTCACTCTCCAAATGAATCGCCTGGGCACAGCGGCTTTTTCCGGTTCCGCTTTCCCCTTGAAGAAGGACAGTAATCGGCTGGCTTGCCACTTTATGCACCATATCAAACACGCGCTTCATCGCTGTACTTGCCCCTGCCATACCGTGAAGCTGGCGCTGATCTGCGAATACTTTTTTCAGATACTGATTTTCCTTGTTCAGCCTGACCCACTCCACCGCACGCTCGATAACCACTTTCAGTTCATCAGCTTTAATCGGTTTTGTCAGGTAGTCAAACGCCCCCAGCTTCATGGCATTAACGGCATCCTCGACGTCACCGTATGCCGTACACAAAATGTAACAGACCCCGGGAGATGATTCTTTCCACTCTTCCATCAGCTTAATCCCAGTTGTATCTGGAAGAAGAATGTCGGAGAGCACTATATCAAACGTCTCTTCCTCAAAAAGAACCCTGGCCGTTTTCCCATCAGACGCTTCGGCAATCCGGTAGCCTTCCTTCTCAAGTGTCAGCTTCATCAGCCTGCGCAGCTTTTCATTGTCCTCTACGAGCAGAATGGATGTGTCCACTTAATTTGCCTCCTTTCTTTCTGTTCTGTCTGGTTCAAGCGGCAGTCGAACCGTAAACTCCGATCCTTTTCCGAACTCGCTTTCCACCTCAATACTTCCTTTA
Encoded proteins:
- a CDS encoding LacI family DNA-binding transcriptional regulator, with product MATIKDIAKAAGVSVTTVSRALNGYSDVNEKTRIRIRKVADELNYSPNAVARSLVMSKTKTIGLLVSELNRSGAKDMFMFEVMCGINDAASDNDYDLILFSTNPAKQQAKSYSQLCRERQVEGVIMQGIKSHDPYLQEIIDSNIPCVLVDVELEGENVGHVTTDNVFGSQMAVKHLINLGHEKIAMLNGHDQAAVSRKRLSGYRKALEEAGIPFKEEYVMNGEFREDQAETVAFNFLTRNNEVTAMFCASDLMALGVLRAARRIGISVPEKLSIVGFDDITLAQYSHPQLTTIAQDKYQMGYEAARLLTAMLEKSTKKRRIILDNQLVVRESTTQLNS
- a CDS encoding sigma-54-dependent transcriptional regulator: MDTSILLVEDNEKLRRLMKLTLEKEGYRIAEASDGKTARVLFEEETFDIVLSDILLPDTTGIKLMEEWKESSPGVCYILCTAYGDVEDAVNAMKLGAFDYLTKPIKADELKVVIERAVEWVRLNKENQYLKKVFADQRQLHGMAGASTAMKRVFDMVHKVASQPITVLLQGESGTGKSRCAQAIHLESDRKNRPYVEVNCAAIPDQLLESELFGFTKGAFTGATRAQKGKFEAADGGTLFLDEIAEISPGLQAKLLQVTQDKTFYPLGSNEQKKVDVRLIAATNRDLWEMVQEGTFREDLYYRLNIIGINIPSLRERAEDLPLLIDQLTEEVSREHNSNYELEAGLMKKLSAYSWPGNIRELYNAIARAAVLSEGTTLRFTDFPKEVREATEGGDGRGEAEPSEEQAGTELGDDYSLTNELQNYEQSAIEEALRQSLGNQAQAAELLGISRQSLLYKVRKYGLQGQSV